A window of Verrucomicrobiota bacterium JB022 contains these coding sequences:
- a CDS encoding DEAD/DEAH box helicase family protein, giving the protein MQLKHYQSNLLEDFANYLDACRTLGDPGAAFEAETRKHFGVGIPYRPLPNRESNSAASETPFVCLRVPTGGGKTFIAGHAIERVCRHYLPSDYSLTLWLVPTEPIREQTLAVLKDPASPIRRSIRDSLGEFTVMEVSEAVRIQPATLDSSHVIVVSTMAAFKRDDTGSLNVYKENGDLMAHFSGIPDAAAKGQHSFVDMLRLRRPFVVVDEAHNQGTPLALDTISHFRPCAVLELTATPDRATNPSNVLQSISASVLQAEDMLKLPLEVAVQEDWQVVLREALAQRNALEHDAQSEAKLTGEDIRPTLLIQADKSYSNRETMTPERVKQELVSNFGVSEAEIAIVTGKTDELGKRRIGDFDFPRIIITVDKLREGWDCPTAYVLMTFRDSASSTAIEQLVGRILRMPHVKRKQTERLNRAYAYACSNQFSAVLGSLRDGLVQNGFERMEAKDLIRPAYQIELGSPKEPEETPFELSQENGRMILPNLTALSSTEQKRVELTPETGRMVVRGPITAQFRKKLIAAMPSKQSQDNLANQIDTLAPLALPAFKKTPSDAGEAWSLPTLIYHQGDFSGKLEPDSLLQGDWEISTFDPILTEAEFPTKTEDLQRARLSITQEETVTASEYERMEAQLSALLTEKGWDILALTSWIDRNTTFSYVTQDQKRAWLLRVLQELTEHRGLSIEELAFRKFRLRKAIEEKLKAGLEKVRQQVFEEWAALPGMITVEQNDDPAFAFRQGRYAFDYAYSGYFKFQKHFFRQIGNLKSSGEEFECAQWIDNHPKVKWWIRNVERKAGAFWLPTSRNKFYPDFLVQLHDGRIMVVEYKGAHLASNIDQQEKAKVGELWAERSSGKCLFAMPTRGFLPTI; this is encoded by the coding sequence ATGCAACTAAAGCACTACCAATCGAACCTGCTCGAAGACTTTGCGAACTATTTGGACGCATGCCGCACCCTTGGAGATCCCGGAGCAGCCTTTGAGGCCGAAACACGGAAACATTTCGGAGTAGGCATCCCTTATCGTCCCTTACCCAACCGGGAAAGCAATTCCGCAGCATCCGAAACGCCTTTTGTTTGCTTGCGCGTCCCCACAGGTGGCGGGAAGACCTTTATCGCGGGGCACGCCATCGAACGAGTTTGCCGCCACTACTTGCCCAGCGACTATAGCCTGACGCTATGGCTTGTCCCAACCGAGCCCATCCGCGAACAAACACTTGCCGTCCTCAAAGATCCCGCCTCCCCTATACGACGGAGCATCCGCGATTCGCTAGGAGAATTTACGGTGATGGAAGTCTCCGAAGCGGTCCGTATTCAACCCGCCACGTTGGACAGCAGCCACGTGATCGTCGTGAGCACGATGGCCGCCTTTAAGCGAGACGATACCGGCAGCTTGAATGTCTATAAGGAGAACGGGGATCTAATGGCGCACTTCTCCGGCATTCCGGATGCGGCCGCCAAAGGCCAGCATTCTTTTGTGGATATGCTTCGCCTCAGACGGCCATTTGTCGTCGTAGATGAAGCGCACAATCAAGGAACTCCTTTGGCGCTGGATACGATCAGCCATTTCCGCCCTTGTGCGGTATTGGAGCTGACAGCGACGCCTGACAGAGCGACCAATCCTAGCAATGTGCTGCAAAGTATCTCGGCAAGCGTCCTTCAAGCTGAAGACATGCTGAAGCTGCCCTTAGAGGTTGCAGTTCAAGAAGACTGGCAAGTCGTATTGCGTGAAGCCCTTGCGCAGCGCAACGCCCTGGAGCATGATGCCCAGAGCGAGGCCAAGCTTACGGGCGAGGATATCCGCCCTACCCTGCTCATTCAGGCGGACAAATCTTATTCAAATCGCGAGACCATGACTCCCGAACGAGTCAAGCAAGAGCTGGTGAGCAACTTCGGCGTCTCGGAAGCTGAGATCGCGATTGTGACCGGCAAAACCGATGAGCTCGGAAAGAGGCGGATCGGCGATTTCGACTTTCCTCGTATCATCATCACAGTCGACAAGCTCCGGGAAGGTTGGGACTGCCCGACCGCCTATGTGCTGATGACATTCCGCGACAGTGCCAGCTCTACGGCCATCGAACAGCTTGTGGGCCGAATCCTGCGCATGCCACACGTCAAGCGGAAGCAAACGGAGCGCTTGAATCGCGCCTACGCCTACGCTTGCTCCAACCAATTTAGTGCCGTCCTGGGAAGCCTGAGAGACGGCCTCGTCCAAAACGGCTTTGAGCGGATGGAAGCCAAAGACCTGATTCGCCCGGCGTATCAGATCGAGCTTGGCTCGCCAAAGGAACCGGAGGAAACGCCCTTCGAGCTGTCGCAGGAAAACGGGCGCATGATTTTACCCAATCTCACCGCCCTTAGCAGCACCGAGCAAAAACGAGTCGAGCTAACGCCCGAAACAGGACGGATGGTAGTGCGCGGGCCTATTACTGCTCAGTTCCGCAAGAAGCTGATCGCAGCGATGCCATCTAAGCAATCTCAGGACAATCTTGCCAACCAGATCGACACTCTAGCCCCTCTTGCTCTCCCAGCATTTAAGAAGACTCCGAGCGATGCGGGAGAAGCTTGGAGCCTCCCAACGCTCATATATCACCAAGGAGATTTTTCAGGTAAGCTTGAGCCGGATTCACTTCTTCAGGGCGACTGGGAAATCTCCACCTTTGACCCCATCCTGACTGAAGCAGAGTTTCCGACCAAGACGGAGGACCTACAACGGGCACGCTTGAGTATCACGCAAGAGGAGACTGTCACGGCCTCTGAATATGAACGGATGGAAGCTCAGCTAAGCGCTCTCCTGACCGAAAAAGGCTGGGATATCTTGGCGCTCACTTCTTGGATTGACCGCAATACTACATTCTCCTACGTTACCCAAGACCAAAAGAGAGCTTGGCTGCTCAGGGTGCTTCAAGAGTTGACCGAACATCGTGGCCTAAGCATTGAAGAGCTCGCTTTTCGTAAATTCCGCCTAAGAAAAGCCATCGAAGAGAAGCTGAAGGCAGGCTTGGAGAAGGTTCGCCAGCAGGTCTTCGAAGAATGGGCGGCCCTACCCGGCATGATCACCGTCGAACAAAACGACGATCCCGCCTTCGCCTTCCGCCAAGGACGCTACGCCTTTGATTACGCCTATAGCGGCTACTTCAAATTCCAGAAGCACTTCTTCCGTCAAATCGGGAACCTCAAAAGCAGCGGAGAGGAATTTGAATGCGCCCAGTGGATCGACAACCACCCAAAGGTAAAATGGTGGATCCGAAACGTAG